The nucleotide sequence ATTGTGAAAATATAGACGAATTACAAACTAGCTATTcaattgtataataattttgtCGATATTTGCAGAGCAATTTTCAATGTGGCTCATCCAATAACAATTTACAGATGGAACTATTCATTATCACTCCTTCATTAagtgatataaaatatttatgttgtgATATAAGATTAGGTAATTCATTTACTAAGCATATGTCTACATATGTCTATTTGCTAATAATAGTTTGGTCAGCAATTCTAGttcaatctttttttgtttcccACAAGGTTACAGAATGTTATTATggttattataacaattataatgaGTTCTTATGAGACTCGTGTGTCTCCTCAAGCAATGCAGCTGTCACTCCCAAAACGTCACTTTGTCAATGTGTCATCTCAGTTATATTACTCTGACCTTGGTTTATATTGTAAAGTCAAAAGCTGATTTCAGATGCCTCATAAGTCTTTAACAGATTAAAcagtagttttagtttatttctgtAAAAGGCTCGTCTTAATATGCACTGGTTCACATTTTACATTAAGAGAAAGTCAATCAGTGCAGCATCAGATCTCTCATAGAGCAAATCCTTCCACGCAGGCCCTCTCTATTCCTGACACCAACGATTAACAGCATCAGAGGTGCCACAGAATAAAGAACACATGACGGTTAAATACAGCCATTGACAGTACACCAATAACTTCCCCCTATACAAAGAAGCCCCCAAACATTTCCAGCACCTTCCAATCCACATAAAACAGTTGTAAACTTACGGCTGGACTACAtttgtccaaaatgaaagaaaataactGCTCAGGTTGCAAGAAGACAGGAAACATGGTTTTACAAAGTCACTGTGAGCTGTTGACTCTTCCTGGAAGTGCACTAGAGTCTGTTACACACAGAATGCATCCGAGCCCACAGATAAAAGCCCCCTTCTGCTTTCGGTCTATAAACTGTCATTTGAAAAACGGCAGTTGTCCCAGTAAATGCACCTTACCTCGTTGTAGAAGAAGTGCACCGTGTGGTTGTTGAGCTTCAGAGATAAAGTTTTCAAAAAGGAGATATAGTAGGCCATAATCTCCTCATCAGAGAAGTCAAATTTATGCACAATGATGGAATTAACATGATTATTGGACAGCAAATAGTCTAGAAAAGGAAAGACAACATATAATACGTTCAGGACACaaacatataatgaaaaaaatcatcaaaactgAACTTTGTCCAGGGGTGTACTCACAAAGAGAGGTCTCATGACTGATGTTTTCAAACAGGATGTTGAGCGTTTGCAGAAGCTGGACACACACATACCGTCCGGACCTCTGCCGTAGTATGTTGAGGAAAAATGCAAGCATGTTCTTTTCCAAAAAGAAGCTGCAAAAAGAGAGCGGGATTTtggtttttgcatattttatgtatgtgtggAAACACTTTCAAATCTGAAGGTGAAACTCACTCGAAGACAGAGCTGTCATTCTGATCGCCCCAGATGAGAATCTCAGTGATGGAGCGGATAGTTTCCACCAGCAGATTTCGGTTGTGATCAGTCACTGTTGTGTTCTTTGTTAGGACATGGTACATGTACctaaaaaaccaaacaaatagtaaagataaaaaataaatactacttAAATGACACAGTGCATTTCATATTAAGAGCACAACATATaattaattagaatttatttgataaatggaCCATAAATGGTTTTTGCATATTAGAAATTAGTGTAAGTGACATTTAATAAGACACTGTAGCTGCTTTTAAGATACAAACACAGCATTTCATACAACTGTATGTTAATGTTGCTAAAAACATAGTGAACTGACTACGTAGGCACCATTTTTTGGGCATCACATGTCcgaatgtatgtacagtatatgtctaCTAAAATGTTGTCTTGATAGGCAGCTCATTAGGTTTTGACACCCAGCCTAATGGTTCACACACAGTTTTGCTCCTATGTTCTCAGTTTTACATCACAAATAAATCCCGCAGTGAgtaatataaatgttaacaatTCTAAACCGACAACTAGTGACTTTACACATCAAAGTCAAGCCCCTACTGAGTTTAAAAAGCTTAAACTGCACGAGCCGAGCTGGCTAGCGAATTAGCTGCAAAAGGTCTATAAAAGCTTACTTCAAATGGTCCAAAGAATGAATGTTTTTAGACTTCCCCTGCCCTCCGACCCAGCTCCTTGAACGGCCGAACATTTTTCGCTGGTTCTGTTTCGCAGTATGTATGTTTTTAACACGATTTGCTAAGCGAATTGACCCATATCCGCTGAAGTGAAGGCCCAGAATCCTCATATGAAAACATACCTGTCGTCCTACCGCTCATGACAGCAGACACCCCGGCTGTAAGTCATTGTGGGACTTGTAGTTTATTATGGCAGTCATTGCAGTGCGTTCGAACCAAGTCACCCTATATTATGGACTCGATGTCCCAGAGTTCCGTGCGAATGCAACGGTTTTGCTGAAGTCATGAGAAAGCGccgtttgtttctgtttttcacgCGTTATAAAGCTCCGCCGAGCCTTCAGATGATTTTTATGTATCCCCTTTCTTCGTCGCAGCGCTTTTAAGAGGTAAACGGGATAGTCCTAAATGTCAAATAGCAGCACGTTGCCTTGGAACAATCAAACGTGCTTTTCTTCACTTAAGTTACTTATTTGCTGTATAAGTCAATGGAAACATACTTGACACTGGAAAATACTGCTGAAAAGGGAGTTGCTTCACCGCGTGTTTGAGTGAAATGGATGGATTGACGCTTCCAGACTGACCTGTCTCATATAAAGTGtggttaaatgtttttaattcgcCTAGTCTGCTCAGTGAGGCTGAAACATATGTTTCGGAGTCTATGACACACTCATTAGATCCAGCGGAATCGCTCATCAGCGACCTCCCATATATGTTTTATCTCGGCCTGTTTTTTGTCAATGTCTTAATTCTCTACTATGCCTTTTTAATGGAATACATAGTCCTTAATGTAGGGATAGTGTTCTTGCCAGAGGATATGGACCAGGCACTGGTGGATTTGGGGGTACTTTCTGACCCAGCCTCACTTCCATAcgacacagacacagagctggatgTTTTTGAAGGATACCTGGAATAAACAAACCATGAATATGACACTTCCAGTCGAAGCTTTCGCGGGGAAGTTGTCTTTTGGCCGATTCATTTGGTTACTGGAGAACCATGGTCAAAGGGAACTACATGATCTCTGCAGACATAAAAATATGCTGCAAAGGTCACCTTATATAAAAGGGACTCCCATGAAAAAGTAAGTAGTCCGTTTTTCAATGATGattcataatcaaaaatatacATGTGGATTAAGTGTCGTGTCTCCACAGGCTGTCCAGGCTCCGAGGACTGACCTGCAAGCAAGCCATCGTGCCCTGGAACAGATAAGCCAAATGGGCCGTGGGGTTTTCCATGGCACAGCCAGCCAGTGTCTCTTCAGAGATCACATTCAGGCACTAACCACTACTGTggatataaatattacattagcCTCTTTATTTTTAGTTTGCTGTGTAGCACTCATGCAGGATTCTGTGTCAGCCCTGCAAGGGCTTGTTATTATGCAGAAGCCTTATACGTTGTCCGCCTCAGCATGTTTTCGCTCCCTTTAATACTATTTAAATGAGCAATAAGTCATGATGAGACAAGCAGAGTGTCTCAATAAGTgttccaagttttttttattttaaagtctacTTTAAGAACCGCATATTTGTGACAGCCAGAGAATGATATATTTGACCGAGGTTCGTTTATTCactcaatatatatttaataaatgataacTTTCACTTTGTGTTGCCATGGTGTAATTTTTGCCTTTCAAATATCCGGTGCCTTTGTCTGTAACATCTGACTTCCATCACAACAAAGTTGTTTGCTGAAAAGATAAAGTCAGTGACCAAGATCTAGTTTAAAACACGTGTTGATTTCTTAGAGTTTTGAACAACATTTAGCAAATTTTCAGTTTAGTGAATCCTGTGGCATGTGCTcatcaaataaaaagtaatgcaCATGTAGTGAAAACATTGTTGGATACTGCTAAATGTAGTGATTTTAGATTTAAGTATTGTAATGACATTGGGCTttaacattaatgtttatttttggccATACTATTTTACGAGGCACCAGCCAAGAATTTCACCTTGACCGTAAAGAACAATCTTGGAAGATTGCCAAATAAATAAGCCTAAAAATTAATTATAGGAAGTTGCACTCTTGACTAATATGAAGGATTTGTGAAATATCTTTAGAGCCAAATTACTGTATTATCAACACAAGGAAGACACAAGTGTAATAAAAGGGGGCTTGTTAACAAAGGGATAGAAAAGAGTAACTAACAACTACTAAATTGATACAAGTAATGGATAAAATGCAAAAGATTGATAAATGCAAGTGACTGAGTTGGATGATACTTATATGGAGATTATCTTATGGAAAGATAAACTGAAGTTTCCTGGAAGGCAAATCTTATTCTAGAAAGcaacttttaaaaatacatcatCTACTTTGAATTAAAGATTTCAAACAAAGGCAGTAAACAACTGATGAAATGATCAGTTCCATCCAACTGCAGTCCTCTGTAGCTCCTGCGTGAACCCACATCAACAGCAACTTCCTCTTATACTGAGCTCCAATATTTCTGTTCACAATGCTCTTCCTGTGTTAGTCTCTGCTGACCTCATCTCCAGCAACTGCAAAACAACAGTCATGTAACCAATGTACATACTCCCTAAACTAATAGCCTATTTTAGAAGAGTTAGATCATGTCAATTTCCAAACTCACTGTTTgtcattagtttttttgtttgttttgttttttgattgattgactgtTTTAGTTGGGCCTTCCCTGGATCATCTTCTTCTTAGCCTCATTATAAATTTTGCTGGATACCTACAAGACATACATTTTTTAGTAACTATTTAATTAAATAGGTAAAACAATACAACAGTGGACAGGAAAACATTGCAAATCCTTCTGTTACTTCTGTTATAATCTCTGAAGACATGTTGCCGCAGTCTTGAGTTTTggatataattgaaaaaaaagaaacattatttgattatttgagaGAAGTACAGAATAAATATGATTGAGACATTGAATATATTCGTTTTacaatatatacagtagataAACAATCTTACCTGGTTTGTGGAGGGTTTGTTAGTGGACATGCCCTTACGGAACAAAAAATATATGGGAATATCCTGCAAAATGTCATGCAATACATTACATGAAATTTCCATATATTGGAAACTAAtgcttatatttttcaatatacagCAATATATGCATTGACAATATATGGCTATATATTaatgcatgcaaatattttttgaaattaAGACAAAGATAAATCTAATACTCGTAATGTTTGATActttattaagtatatattgcACACAGATGCTcccatttaaatgttaatgtcttttactgtctatggtatacacacacacacacacacatatatattcacAGAATGAGTTAAAGCAGTTCCCTTTCAAGGCGATAACTCAAcagtcagctaagacgtatatgggaactcccTCCTTCTCCACTTTTGATGAAATCTTATGGGCTATGTCAGCTGGGGACAgatggccaattgacgcgaatcATGCAAATACTGACAGGCCAGtgggcagtataaaatgcatgggcgcgaaaattacgtcagaatctctttcttcacgctagaagtcttatcgaagtcatcgtggaagttgcaTTAGAGGACTACTCACCCCTTTTTCCGCTCCACATCCGATGGCTGCTACACGCCAGATTTGCGCGGGACCCATTGACCCGCCCGACCGTAGCCAGTTCTGTGTCACCTAACTGGGCCTCGCCCACATCGAGGGCTCTCGCACTCACGGACTACACGTGCGCTTACTGTGCAGAGCTGCCAGTGCGCGCCATCAGAGCCAGGAGAGAAGTAGCTCGGACAACAGCGGGGTTGAGGCCCACTGCTGCCAGCGAGCCGCAGGTGGGTCCTCCCCCGCCCGAAGACGAGTTCATCGCTGTCAGCTTCGCCGACGATAGCTTCAGCCACCACTCTCGGCGTCGGAAAAGGATTGGGCATCTCAGTCGGACCGCCTCGACTTTATTTGAGTAGGCccaataataaaacattgtggcttttattaatgcatttattgcatatatttctctacataaatatacaaatgtataagtttaatatttatttaaggtTTTCTGTTTGTCTTGGTGATAGTGGTGAACAAATACATCAATTATCAACCCCATAAAGGCCTTGTGTAAAAATCTCAacctcatatatattttttctctccaTATAGATGGGGACAAAAAAAGTAACCGTGGTGCTTATACAGAGCAAGCTCTACAAAATGCCATCAGAGCGATTGAAGAGGGAACTGCTTTGAAGGCTGCAATTTTCATCAGTCTGGAGTCCCCCCAAAGACCTTGAGGTGGCATAGGGATAAAAAGTTTTGGAGCCTTAATCAAAGTGTTTAGGCTGCAAAGcattttttatgtcattattCGAGCTCCAGTTAACTGAGCACATTCAATCAATGGAGAGGCCATTGTTTGGGCTTTCAACGATTGATGTAAGGAGGCTGGCCTATGACCTGGCAGAGAGTTTAGGCTTGAACCATTGTTTTAATTCAGATGATGGCAAGATGGCAGGGAAAGACTGATTCTATAATTTTCTAAGAAGACAAGGAACCCTGTCTGTCAGGCGACTAGCATTTCTAGGAGGGTGGGGTTCAACAGACCGAAGGTGGACCTGTTCTTCCGTATTTATGAGGATGAGCTCCAAAGGCTTGGTGAAAACGTTGACCACACCCGTCTGTGGAATATGGATGAGGTGGGCGTCCAACAAATTTGTTGCTTCAAAGGGGAAGAGACAGGTGGTTTACTGTCACTGCTGCCTGTTCCATGAACGCCGCTGGGCAGTTTGTACCACCACTGTTCATTTTTCCAAGAAAAAGAATGAATGAGCGCCTGCTGTGTGGTGCCCCAGCAGGATCGATTGGTGACACAGGGTGGATGGACAGTACACTCCAGTGGCTGAGACATTTTTGTGACACCATTGGATGCACTTTTCAGAGGCCTCACATTCTGATATTGGATGGCCACCACTTGCATAAGACCCCTGAGGCTGTGTTGCTTGCGAGAGAGCGTGGGGTGATAATGATTACCATCCCACCCCACTGCAGCCACAAGATGCAGCCATTAGATCGCACCTTTTTCAAGTCTTTTAAGGCAAAATACAACACTGCAGACAACGAATAGATATTTATGCTGTGTGTGGGCTTTTCGATAAAGCCCACTCAGCTTCAGCGTGTGTGGGGAAGGTCCAAAAGGGTTTCAAGACCTGTGGGATCTGGCCTCTTGACAAGACCATCTACAAAGATGAAGACTTTGAAAGAGCTGAAGTAACTGAGGAGCCAGATCCAACCCTCGAGGACAGCAGGGAGATTGAGAAGGAGATAAGTGCTGGTAAACAATTACAACTACTATTACTATAAGGCTAGTGTCAttgtcatcttcatcatcactaagttgtgtatgtgtatgtgttctcTTGACAGGCCCCAGTGGATCATCCGTGGTCCCAAGCACTAGCGCCCACTCCCAACCACAGCCTGGGACTGTCTCCAGATGTCAGCTGAACATGGTAAgaaaaactatgtattttaaagAGCTTACTATAATTTGCATTCCAGTCACTTGAAAACACACTCTAGCTagtcatttaatttgtattactCTATTTCTGTTAGGCTACTGTCATCGTCATCATCTTATTGAGTCAGTTCCCCCTCCTCGATTCTAGAAGAGCTGTCCCCTAGGACAAGGATAAAAAACAAGAGGCCACGAAAGAGGGCATGTGAATCTTCAGCTGTGCTGACCTCCTCGCCATATAAAAAATGTTGGAGGATAAGATAGCTGCACAAAACAAaggcacacaaaaaaaagttaaacgcAAAAGCGCAGCTGAAGTGAAGAATAAGAAGAAAGATGAAACAGAATGCCTCTACTGTGGGAAGTTATTTCAATTAGTGGGGGGGACTTTTATAAGGTGTTAGGGGTGCCAAAAAAGGGCACATGTAGATTGTTCCAATGAGATTCGAGGGGAATTCATCTATGAAATGTGCATGGATGAACAGTGgctaatgaattaatttttatttatgtatttatttatttattacaacatATTTGTTTGCACGGCTTagttatatgtataaatataaatgttaaaatggctgTAAATGGCTAATGAATTAATGTTTACGTATTTATTTTCCCCATAGACAGTaaataaatggacacagcaactccattggattcaatggagacaaatgaagtcaattagaagcacgcacctGGGGGTCGGACGTACTGCGCAGACTCGAACTGAACTTGATGacatagatgtcacgtgagcaacctgtaagtcttctaaccgctgtgccaagagaaatctgaatcgcccaccgaatcttgcagacgttgttgaataattttgtcccgttgcttttatggactctctatgggcttctcccttgacctCATGCCTCCATGTCCCCgtgatagcctcatagacagtaaaagattgcctacaagcttctcctcctgtccatatggtaatttctctactgtgcgacagagagtcgcaggttatgatgcattctttagcctatttttttacaaaaactgtttctacgggaccacaacgtaagatacaaggtaatggggccttttatacattttcgtgtttctttagaaataatgaatggataaATTGAGTATTTAAATgcttcagatgtaaagttattcgctgtcaaagtgacgccaaaattaatgggagtcaatggaatgctaacagcaggtgggggtctgctagccaatggtggtgcccaggggtgcttcaaaaaaatatgaaaccctgcccccctggtttCCCCCCACTCTACGAGAGtgaggagttgtcgtcatagTACAGGGCCCTCCCCCCGTATCACCCTCTCCGCCATGTTGCCAGGACACCGGCGGCAAAACATGATTGTTTACGTGTGTTGTTAACTtggtagtagaggaggttctcgcaattctgcacccTTTTACCATGcttggaagttactgctgcgttaagaaatgctccagtacctcacaccatacatatggaaaacataggaacaaagAAATCGTTTTTTAGGTTACCGGAATGGACACAGCATCAGTCTGCAGTCTCGTCTGAATCTCAtacatcttgcaatcacacatttaactaccctagccaacccagaactggtttgtccactttgcaacacccaacacaaaaacctggtacagtatgtgtcattgggctaaTATCAAATCATaattaaacatacacagctttagcctacatcaaaacatgttggaaacgtttgtgtacattgaacatctcgttacaatctagtgtttacgaaacCATCGCAGTTAATCACTTTGTCATTTTTGTCCAAAAGTCCTAGGCAGAGATCAGATTACATGTGTCGTATCATCCTGAAAAGGAATATTTACACAgattcaaaacaaatatttaacagaTAACCTAAAACAAATGTCCATATACCATTAAACTCATGGTTACAGTGCAATTATACATGTAGTAATGTTAATATTAGCCTAATAAACACCATATGGTTTAGGCATGGTTTAGGTTGTTTATTTAGCCTAGCACATTTCCatcgtgatctcatgagaatttgtatatgtaatttacattaaattgtgGTTCTACAAAATGTAGCTACATTTACGTATCCTTCGTTTGCGCAGACACTTTAATGTAGACTATGATactggccctgtcccaaatggcaccctaAACCCTTGCGGTCTTCCTCCGAGGCTGCACTTTCATGACGTAATACTGCTTTGACTGTCGGGTAGAAATCTGATGCGGACTCGCGAGCAACCTTTTGAACGCTAAAATGAGGAATGGGACACCCTACGGTCTCATAGACTCTTTATAGATTGTAAAGGCCAAAGTAAACTTCGGCCCTCCATGTCCCTTTAACCATtacttataaatgtaatatttgcatgtcaccggccctccaggaccccTGGTGTAAACAAAATAGCAGAAGGGCTTAttgaaaaatgctaatttattttctgccagcaggtggcacttttTGCCATGAATATTCCCCCATAACCACAATAAACAAAGCAGCAGCACCTGACTTTAAACTTGCAGTGCTCATATTTAGGCTGCATCTGGAAACTTAGGTAGCTGACTTGCTGCCGTATGAGGCAAATGACTTTGCCTCATGAAACTGATATTGAATAGGCTTCTGAGGGAGCGTaacggtttaatgatctacaacaaaacaGAACAAGTTTTTGTGATagctaaactaatatttaattactatagtactgatttctcactagaaataacatcaaaagtGCAAGAAGTTAGTCAGAAATATACATTACAAACAAACTGACTACCAAACGCAACTTTCAGAtcccatctttattttttagctcAACCATCACAGAATGGATGCACaggattttttaatattttgttaatttattgaaaataaataaacaaccgtttattaatcggtcaaaattagCTGTTACAGTTTGCTGCATTTATGCgcactcagaaaccggtgactgtGAACGAATCCGCAGAGCTTGTATGAGTTTTTGTCATCGTTGAATCTTTCTCAGACATTTCCAAATGTCGAAATTGGGTTgcgcatctatctgtgcatgatggtGTCCAATGCCTCTGGTgagcggagcttctcaaagttgggaataatcaaaggagCGCTACAGGGTTTTTCAGTCACCTTAGAGCAGCCTGTGATCTTACAATCTCAGTGAAAATTGGAGGAATGCTGCCAGACATGTAGGGTTttcagataatta is from Carassius auratus strain Wakin chromosome 28, ASM336829v1, whole genome shotgun sequence and encodes:
- the LOC113046970 gene encoding dexamethasone-induced protein homolog, whose amino-acid sequence is MTHSLDPAESLISDLPYMFYLGLFFVNVLILYYAFLMEYIVLNVGIVFLPEDMDQALVDLGVLSDPASLPYDTDTELDVFEGYLE